The following are encoded together in the Malaya genurostris strain Urasoe2022 chromosome 3, Malgen_1.1, whole genome shotgun sequence genome:
- the LOC131433748 gene encoding pickpocket protein 28-like, producing the protein MSHQVSEPDAGTSNHTDRIANVCIDTNSKPKDGLIKRLGYEKHIKHIHSLEDSFVDFCGSSSIHGVQYIGCRSSSYIEKLLWTIVFLITLYFAGTNIIEAWIKWEKNPVKTAPLDSVTFSWEIPFPAVTICPQTKSKRSLFEIMEAYRETEGDPNNFDDRLKGLLQLCDAPCLYNINYSTPASPNIVRVINEVAPTLEDVCESLTWNLDKLNCTGLFQRVLTEDGVCFSFNPISAKELFREDRLHRQYSYSEAFIPIQNWDPEIGYGSIDAEVEYPRRSFLDDKKIDLVINLRLNQNDFDYGCRTEQGFMVYVHSPQDFPQANYRAIYVPMGKSTYVTVKAKITELSQKLLQFPPESVSYTQISVHYNKEKFPTFERTDSYTLTELLGTFGGLLGLFMGVSLLSFVEIVYFCTLRPFCVWRGKHRKLRLLQQQANTRRALDETPM; encoded by the exons ATGTCGCATCAGGTGTCAGAACCAGATGCCGGGACTTCCAACCATACGGATAGAATTGCTAACGTCTGTATAGACACTAACTCTAAACCTAAAGATGGGTTGATTAAACGATTGGGCTACGAAAAGCATATCAAACATATTCACTCACTCGAAGATTCGTTCGTGGATTTTTGTGGAAGCAGCTCGATACATGGTGTTCAATACATCGGCTGTCGCAGTAGTTCCTACATAGAGAA GCTTTTATGGACGATTGTATTCTTGATCACTCTATACTTTGCCGGTACGAATATTATCGAGGCGTGGATAAAATGGGAGAAGAATCCGGTGAAAACTGCGCCActagattcagtaactttcagTTGGGAGATTCCATTTCCTGCAGTGACTATTTGTCCTCAAACAAAATCCAAAAGGTCACTGTTTGAAATTATGGAAGCATATCGGGAAACCGAAGGTGACCCAAATAATTTCGACGACCGTCTGAAAGGGTTACTGCAATTGTGCGACGCACCTTGTTTGTACaatatcaattattcaacacCTGCGAGTCCAAATATCGTGCGTGTGATTAATGAAGTAGCTCCCACATTGGAAGATGTTTGCGAGAGCCTCACATGGAATCTAGATAAATTAAACTGTACTGGATTGTTTCAGCGAGTGTTGACCGAGGACGGTGTGTGTTTTAGTTTCAATCCCATTTCCGCTAAGGAGTTATTTCGCGAGGATCGGTTGCATCGGCAATATAGTTATAGCGAAGCTTTCATTCCTATTCAAAATTGGGATCCGGAAATTGGATACGGATCAATAGATGCCGAAGTGGAATACCCAAGACGGTCTTTTTTAGATGACAAGAAGATTGATTTGGTTATTAATCTACGATTAAATCAAAACGATTTCGATTACGGTTGTCGGACCGAACAAGGTTTCATGGTTTATGTACACTCTCCGCAAGATTTTCCACAAGCAAACTATCGAGCAATCTACGTGCCGATGGGAAAAAGTACATATGTGACCGTCAAGGCAAAGATAACAGAACTATCCCAAAAGTTGTTGCAATTTCCACCGGAAAG TGTTTCATATACCCAGATAAGCGTTCACTACAACAAGGAAAAATTTCCAACTTTCGAACGAACGGATTCCTACACACTGACCGAACTGCTTGGAACATTCGGTGGTTTGTTAGGACTTTTCATGGGAGTGTCATTGCTAAGCTTCGTGGAAATCGTTTACTTTTGTACCCTTCGACCATTCTGCGTTTGGCGAGGAAAACATCGAAAGCTAAGACTGCTACAACAACAGGCCAATACACGAAGAGCTCTCGATGAAACACCAATGTAG